Proteins encoded by one window of Cupriavidus sp. EM10:
- a CDS encoding LysR family transcriptional regulator translates to MSTIRFLRTFVAVAEHGSFAAAASQVAVTQAAVSLQMRSLEEELRRALFDRSGRVAVLNADGRALLPQARRLLALYDDMRVPLADTEAMAGAVAVGAVVSVMGGLSHVVAQMKRTYPALDVRLIGAKSFELAAMVESGELDAAFVVEGSARLAGTLHWTPLYDEPLVAIAARGSQGDDARQALASNPFLRFDRSQRTGALVERALRRAHLRTNEYLELNSIEALVELVRQEVGVTVVPLLKRARWRDDKALRILPLRAGGEPTVRTIGMLERRDHGRVHVTEAIRAACEALFGD, encoded by the coding sequence ATGAGCACGATTCGCTTTCTGAGGACCTTTGTTGCCGTCGCCGAGCACGGTTCGTTTGCCGCCGCCGCCAGCCAGGTGGCGGTGACGCAGGCGGCCGTCAGCCTGCAGATGCGGTCGCTGGAGGAAGAACTGCGCCGCGCGCTTTTCGACCGCAGCGGCCGGGTGGCCGTGCTCAATGCCGATGGACGGGCGCTGTTGCCGCAGGCGCGTCGGCTGCTGGCGCTCTACGACGACATGCGCGTGCCGCTGGCCGACACCGAAGCCATGGCCGGGGCGGTAGCCGTGGGCGCCGTGGTTTCCGTGATGGGCGGGCTGTCGCACGTGGTGGCGCAGATGAAACGCACCTATCCCGCGCTCGATGTCCGGCTGATCGGCGCCAAGTCGTTCGAGCTGGCGGCCATGGTGGAAAGCGGAGAACTCGACGCCGCGTTCGTGGTGGAGGGCTCCGCGCGGCTGGCTGGCACGCTGCACTGGACGCCGCTCTACGACGAGCCTCTGGTGGCGATTGCTGCACGTGGCAGCCAGGGCGACGATGCACGGCAGGCGCTGGCGTCGAACCCCTTCCTGCGCTTCGACCGCAGCCAGCGCACCGGCGCGCTGGTGGAACGCGCGCTGCGCCGCGCGCACCTTCGCACCAACGAATACCTGGAGCTGAACTCGATCGAGGCGCTGGTGGAACTGGTGCGGCAGGAAGTGGGCGTGACCGTGGTGCCGCTGCTCAAGCGGGCCCGCTGGCGCGACGACAAGGCGCTGCGCATCCTGCCGCTGCGGGCCGGTGGCGAGCCCACGGTGCGCACCATCGGCATGCTGGAGCGGCGCGACCACGGGCGCGTGCACGTGACCGAGGCGATCCGGGCCGCCTGCGAGGCGCTGTTCGGCGACTGA
- a CDS encoding tripartite tricarboxylate transporter substrate binding protein: MKSWLRLAGIGLATSLTLAAAPSHADTFPSKPIRLIVPFPASGATDLLARAIAQKVGQNLGQQIVVDNRPGAGGAIGSDMAAKAAPDGYTILIATTSTHSIGPYINTHLPYNTDTDFTPIGQVATATNVLVVPNQLPVKNVKELIDYAKKHPGELNYASSGNGTVVHLTAEAFKAQAGVFITHIPYRGTALAVPDLISNKVQVLFDSIVSGMPHVKDGKLKALAVTSLKRSPLAPDLPTASESGLPGFESDTWFGIYGPKGLPPEIVNRLNAEFNKAIQSQDVKDRLAKLGAEPVGGTPAQFAAMVKKDSARWGKLIKDRKIQVD, from the coding sequence ATGAAATCCTGGCTACGCCTTGCTGGCATCGGCCTTGCCACGAGCCTTACCCTTGCTGCCGCACCGTCGCACGCCGACACCTTTCCCAGCAAGCCGATCCGCCTGATCGTGCCGTTCCCGGCCAGCGGCGCCACCGACCTGCTGGCGCGCGCCATCGCCCAGAAGGTGGGCCAGAACCTGGGGCAGCAGATCGTCGTGGACAACCGGCCCGGTGCCGGCGGCGCCATCGGCTCGGACATGGCCGCCAAGGCCGCGCCGGACGGCTACACGATCCTGATCGCCACCACCAGCACGCATTCGATCGGGCCGTACATCAATACGCACCTGCCGTACAACACCGACACCGACTTCACGCCGATTGGCCAGGTAGCCACGGCCACCAACGTGCTGGTCGTGCCGAACCAGCTGCCGGTGAAGAACGTCAAGGAACTGATCGACTATGCCAAGAAGCATCCGGGCGAGCTGAACTACGCGTCCAGCGGCAACGGCACCGTGGTCCACCTGACCGCCGAAGCGTTCAAGGCCCAGGCCGGCGTGTTCATCACGCATATTCCGTATCGCGGCACCGCGCTGGCCGTGCCGGACCTGATCTCGAACAAGGTGCAGGTGCTGTTCGACAGCATCGTGTCCGGCATGCCCCATGTGAAGGACGGCAAGCTCAAGGCGCTGGCCGTGACCAGCCTGAAGCGATCGCCGCTGGCGCCGGACCTGCCCACTGCCAGCGAATCGGGCCTGCCTGGCTTCGAGTCGGACACCTGGTTCGGCATCTATGGCCCCAAGGGCCTGCCACCCGAGATCGTCAACCGCCTGAATGCCGAATTCAACAAGGCCATCCAGTCGCAGGACGTGAAGGACCGCCTGGCCAAGCTGGGCGCCGAGCCGGTTGGCGGCACGCCGGCCCAGTTCGCCGCGATGGTCAAGAAGGACAGCGCACGCTGGGGCAAGCTGATCAAGGATCGCAAGATCCAGGTGGATTGA
- the ggt gene encoding gamma-glutamyltransferase, with translation MQNFNWTNPYPTVRIPLFARNVVSTSHPLAAQAGLRMLLKGGNAVDAAIAAAAAITLVEPVSCGLGSDAFAILWDGKELHGLNASGVAPKAWSPEYFKNKYGADGNGLANRPIRGWDSVTVPGVIAGWAALHERFGKLPFEDLMEPAIEIAERGYAVPPVVAHKWAAAVPDLKSQPGFADTFMPNGRAPQVGEKFVFKNAAETLRKIGATKGRSYYEGEIAEKIAAFSKECGAAMTLDDLRNYRPEWVKPISKSYRGYDVHEIPPNGQGIAALMALGILDQFDLGALPVDSVDSQHLQIEAMKLAFADLYRYVADPRSMEVTPEQMLDDAYLKSRAKLIDMQRATHFNFGMPRTGGTIYLTAADENGMMISFIQSNYMGFGSGVVVPGTGISLQNRGVGFSMDPKSANVVEGGKRPFHTIIPAFLTRDGQPVMSFGVMGGDMQPQGHLQTVVRMVDYNQQPQAACCAPRWKVNRDFTLDVEGTMDANTVAGLKDRGHKLKSVEDPYMDFGSGQFIWRLSEDAEHGYVAASDSRRDGQAVGF, from the coding sequence ATGCAGAACTTCAACTGGACCAACCCCTACCCCACCGTGCGCATTCCGCTGTTTGCGCGCAACGTGGTATCGACCTCGCACCCGCTGGCCGCGCAGGCTGGCCTGCGCATGCTGCTGAAGGGCGGCAACGCCGTGGACGCCGCGATTGCCGCCGCGGCAGCGATCACGCTGGTCGAACCCGTATCGTGCGGACTGGGCAGCGACGCGTTCGCGATCCTGTGGGACGGCAAGGAACTGCATGGCCTGAACGCGTCGGGCGTGGCCCCCAAGGCCTGGAGCCCGGAATACTTCAAGAACAAGTACGGCGCGGACGGCAACGGCCTGGCCAACCGGCCGATCCGTGGCTGGGATTCGGTCACCGTGCCGGGCGTGATCGCCGGCTGGGCCGCGCTGCACGAGCGCTTCGGCAAGCTGCCGTTCGAAGACCTGATGGAGCCCGCCATCGAGATCGCCGAACGCGGCTACGCCGTGCCGCCGGTGGTGGCGCACAAGTGGGCCGCCGCCGTGCCGGACCTCAAGAGCCAGCCAGGCTTTGCCGACACGTTCATGCCCAACGGCCGCGCGCCGCAGGTCGGCGAGAAGTTCGTGTTCAAGAACGCCGCCGAGACGCTGCGCAAGATCGGCGCCACCAAGGGCCGTTCTTACTACGAAGGCGAGATCGCCGAGAAGATTGCCGCCTTCAGCAAGGAATGCGGCGCCGCGATGACGCTGGACGACCTGCGTAACTACCGCCCCGAGTGGGTCAAGCCAATCAGCAAGTCGTATCGCGGCTACGACGTGCATGAAATCCCGCCGAACGGCCAGGGCATTGCCGCGCTGATGGCGCTGGGCATCCTGGACCAGTTCGACCTGGGCGCCCTGCCGGTGGACTCGGTCGATTCGCAGCACCTGCAGATCGAGGCTATGAAGCTGGCGTTTGCCGACCTGTACCGCTACGTGGCCGACCCGCGCAGCATGGAAGTCACGCCCGAGCAGATGCTGGACGATGCGTACCTGAAGTCGCGCGCCAAGCTGATCGACATGCAGCGCGCCACGCATTTCAACTTCGGCATGCCACGCACGGGCGGCACGATCTACCTGACCGCCGCCGACGAGAACGGCATGATGATCTCGTTCATCCAGTCGAACTACATGGGCTTTGGTTCGGGCGTGGTGGTGCCGGGCACCGGCATCAGCCTGCAGAATCGTGGCGTGGGCTTCTCGATGGATCCGAAGTCGGCCAACGTGGTGGAAGGCGGCAAGCGCCCGTTCCACACGATCATCCCGGCGTTCCTGACCAGGGACGGCCAGCCCGTGATGAGTTTTGGCGTGATGGGCGGCGACATGCAGCCGCAGGGCCATCTGCAGACCGTGGTGCGCATGGTCGACTACAACCAGCAGCCGCAGGCCGCCTGCTGCGCGCCGCGCTGGAAGGTCAACCGCGACTTCACGCTGGACGTTGAAGGCACCATGGACGCAAACACCGTGGCCGGCCTCAAGGACCGTGGCCACAAGCTCAAGTCGGTGGAAGACCCGTATATGGATTTCGGCTCGGGCCAGTTTATCTGGCGCCTGTCGGAAGACGCCGAACACGGCTACGTGGCCGCCAGCGACAGCCGCCGCGACGGCCAGGCCGTGGGCTTCTGA
- a CDS encoding PhzF family phenazine biosynthesis protein, protein MATYAYRIVNVFAESTFGGNPLCVFEDARGMDDVTMQALALQFNLSETTFILPSDKANAAVRIFTPGYEMRFAGHPTLGTAHVVRDLAGAGDALSLEFKAGVVPVTADGDRWTLTAPHQGAPKTAPAGLSDEEMASLLGLHADDLAGAPMWVDTGADQLLVPLKTPDAVRRTQPDSSRLDRWPQSSLGRKTAYVFAFDPEQPGKVLVRYFFTKQGGGVAEDPGTGSACANLGGWLLATGHALPARYEVDQGEFVDRRCRLDLAVTAEGAIRVGGRVIELGRGTVSI, encoded by the coding sequence ATGGCCACTTACGCTTACCGTATCGTCAATGTCTTTGCCGAATCCACGTTTGGCGGCAATCCCCTGTGCGTCTTCGAGGATGCGCGCGGCATGGACGATGTCACGATGCAGGCCCTGGCGCTGCAGTTCAACCTGTCCGAGACCACCTTCATCCTGCCGTCCGACAAGGCGAATGCCGCCGTGCGTATCTTCACGCCCGGCTACGAGATGCGCTTTGCCGGCCATCCCACGCTGGGCACCGCCCACGTGGTACGCGACCTGGCCGGCGCCGGCGACGCCCTGTCGCTGGAATTCAAGGCTGGCGTGGTGCCCGTCACCGCCGACGGCGATCGCTGGACCCTGACCGCTCCGCACCAGGGCGCGCCCAAGACGGCACCGGCCGGCCTGTCCGATGAAGAGATGGCGTCGCTGCTGGGGCTTCACGCCGACGACCTGGCCGGCGCGCCGATGTGGGTCGATACCGGCGCGGACCAGCTGCTGGTGCCGCTGAAGACGCCCGACGCCGTGCGCCGCACGCAGCCCGACAGTAGCCGCCTGGACCGCTGGCCGCAAAGCAGCCTGGGCCGCAAGACGGCCTATGTGTTCGCCTTCGACCCGGAACAGCCGGGCAAGGTGCTGGTGCGCTATTTCTTCACCAAGCAGGGCGGCGGCGTGGCGGAAGACCCGGGCACGGGCTCGGCCTGCGCCAACCTGGGCGGCTGGCTGCTGGCCACCGGCCACGCGCTGCCGGCCCGATATGAAGTCGACCAGGGAGAATTCGTCGATCGACGATGCCGGCTTGACCTCGCCGTCACCGCGGAGGGCGCGATCCGCGTGGGTGGCCGCGTGATCGAACTCGGGCGCGGCACAGTCAGCATCTGA
- a CDS encoding pyridoxamine 5'-phosphate oxidase family protein: MPSHDIATLAELEALYAEPGAASLAKEVDYLHPHYRAFVEASPFCLLSTMNDKGGDCSPRGDAPGFVQVLDDRTLLLPDRRGNNRIDSLRNILADPRVGLLFLVPGVNETLRVSGTATVSTDPELIARCMMQDKAPTTVLVIRIESVFFQCARALLRSRLWLADAQIPREALPSTGSMLADLSQNAIDGVAYDRELPERVRTTLY, encoded by the coding sequence ATGCCATCGCACGACATCGCCACGCTGGCCGAACTCGAAGCGCTCTACGCCGAACCCGGCGCCGCCTCGCTGGCCAAGGAAGTCGATTACCTGCATCCACACTACCGCGCGTTTGTCGAGGCATCGCCGTTCTGCCTGCTTTCCACGATGAACGACAAGGGCGGCGACTGCTCGCCCCGTGGCGATGCGCCCGGCTTCGTGCAGGTGCTGGACGACCGCACGCTGCTGCTGCCCGACCGGCGCGGCAACAACCGCATCGACAGCCTGCGCAATATCCTGGCCGATCCGCGCGTGGGGCTGCTGTTCCTGGTGCCCGGCGTCAACGAGACGCTGCGCGTCAGCGGCACCGCCACGGTCTCCACCGATCCAGAACTGATTGCCCGCTGCATGATGCAGGACAAGGCGCCCACCACGGTGCTGGTGATCCGCATCGAATCGGTGTTCTTCCAGTGCGCGCGTGCCCTGCTACGCTCGCGCCTGTGGCTGGCCGACGCGCAGATCCCGCGCGAGGCGTTGCCCAGCACCGGCTCCATGCTGGCCGACCTGAGCCAGAACGCGATCGATGGCGTCGCCTACGACCGCGAGCTGCCCGAGCGCGTGCGCACCACGCTGTATTGA
- a CDS encoding glutamine--tRNA ligase/YqeY domain fusion protein — MSHDNKPTDTPAASNFLRSIIDQDLTAGTYGGRADKQGEPLPTVITRFPPEPNGYLHIGHAKSICVNFGLARDYAGRCHLRFDDTNPVKEDTEYVDSIIDAVHWLGFSWDAKQPGGEPHLYYASDYFDRLYQFAETLIERGVAYVDSQTAEQIAANRGNFSEPGKPSPFRDRSVEENLKLFREMRDGKYGDGEHVLRAKIDMTAPNIVMRDPVLYRIRHAHHHRTGDKWCIYPMYDFTHCISDAIENITHSLCTLEFENNRPLYDWVLEHLRDAGVFASPLPHQYEFARLNLTYAITSKRKLKQLVDEKRVDGWDDPRMPTIVGMRRRGYTPESIQLFCDRIGVSKADSWIDMSTLEGAVRDDLDARAPRSVGVLDPVKLILDNYPEGQSEECSAPVHPKLPEMGRRVFPLSRELWIEREDFNENPPKGYFRLFPGNKVRLRYGYVIECTGVDKDADGNVVAVHANYLPETKSGTPGADSVKVKGNIHWVSAAHACPAEVRLYDRLFNDPNPDAGGKNFLDALNPDSKKVVTAYLEPGLRDAKPEERFQFERHGYFVADRTDSQPGKPVFNRTVGLKDSWGK; from the coding sequence ATGAGCCACGACAACAAGCCTACCGACACGCCAGCCGCCTCCAACTTCCTGCGGAGCATCATCGACCAGGACCTTACCGCCGGCACGTACGGCGGCCGCGCGGACAAGCAGGGCGAGCCGCTGCCGACGGTCATCACGCGCTTCCCGCCGGAGCCTAACGGCTACCTGCACATCGGCCACGCCAAGAGTATCTGCGTGAACTTCGGCCTGGCCCGCGACTACGCCGGCCGCTGCCACCTGCGCTTCGACGACACGAATCCGGTCAAGGAAGACACCGAGTACGTCGATTCCATCATCGACGCGGTGCACTGGCTGGGCTTCTCGTGGGACGCAAAACAGCCCGGCGGCGAGCCGCACCTGTACTACGCCAGCGATTACTTCGACCGCCTGTACCAGTTCGCGGAGACGCTGATCGAGCGTGGCGTGGCCTACGTGGACAGCCAGACCGCCGAGCAGATCGCCGCCAACCGCGGCAACTTCTCGGAGCCCGGCAAGCCGTCGCCGTTCCGCGACCGCTCCGTCGAGGAAAACCTGAAGCTGTTCCGCGAGATGCGCGACGGCAAGTACGGTGACGGCGAACACGTGCTGCGCGCGAAGATCGACATGACCGCGCCGAACATCGTGATGCGCGACCCGGTGCTCTACCGCATCCGCCACGCCCACCACCACCGTACCGGCGACAAGTGGTGCATCTATCCGATGTACGACTTCACGCACTGCATCTCGGACGCGATCGAGAACATCACGCATTCGCTGTGCACGCTCGAATTCGAGAACAACCGCCCGCTCTACGACTGGGTGCTGGAACACCTGCGCGACGCCGGCGTCTTCGCCAGCCCGCTGCCGCACCAGTACGAGTTCGCGCGCCTGAACCTGACCTACGCGATCACCAGCAAGCGCAAGCTCAAGCAGCTGGTGGACGAAAAGCGCGTCGACGGCTGGGACGACCCCCGCATGCCGACCATCGTGGGCATGCGCCGCCGCGGCTATACGCCCGAATCGATCCAGCTCTTCTGCGACCGCATCGGCGTGTCGAAGGCCGACAGCTGGATCGACATGAGCACGCTGGAAGGCGCCGTGCGCGACGACCTGGACGCACGCGCCCCGCGCAGCGTGGGCGTGCTGGACCCGGTCAAGCTGATCCTGGACAACTACCCCGAGGGCCAGAGCGAGGAATGCTCGGCACCGGTGCACCCGAAGCTGCCGGAAATGGGCCGACGCGTGTTCCCGCTGTCGCGCGAACTGTGGATCGAGCGCGAGGACTTCAACGAGAATCCGCCCAAGGGCTATTTCCGCCTGTTCCCGGGCAACAAGGTGCGCCTGCGCTACGGCTACGTGATCGAATGCACGGGCGTGGACAAGGACGCCGACGGCAACGTGGTAGCCGTCCACGCGAACTACCTGCCGGAGACGAAGAGCGGCACGCCGGGCGCGGACAGCGTCAAGGTCAAGGGCAACATCCACTGGGTCAGCGCGGCGCATGCCTGCCCGGCCGAAGTCCGCCTGTACGACCGCCTGTTCAACGATCCGAATCCGGACGCCGGCGGCAAGAACTTCCTCGACGCGCTGAATCCGGACTCGAAGAAGGTGGTGACCGCCTATCTGGAACCGGGCCTGCGCGACGCCAAGCCGGAAGAGCGCTTCCAGTTCGAGCGTCACGGCTACTTCGTGGCCGACCGTACCGATTCACAGCCCGGCAAGCCGGTGTTCAACCGGACGGTTGGCCTCAAGGACAGCTGGGGCAAGTGA